TTTATGCACTAGAATTTAAACTCGAGATTTCTGACCGGAGCGATGTGAACAATTTAGTTATCAATAGTTATTTAGAAGTGTTATTAAAATTGCAGTCGAGATTAAAATGAAGCAGTAAAAGTAGAAATTAACCTGAAAGCGCGACCATGTCTCGTTCGGTTAAACCTTTGCCCTCAAACCTAGAAATAAGACTGGAAAGAGGATCATTGAATCCTGGAAGGTTAGCATTAGCAAGGCTTAGGCTTGCAGAGGTTGAATCTCTTCTTCCAAGTTTCATTGTCCATGATGGTCCtccaacctgttttttttttttaatcatattttcaattaatcactcgattattaattttttaattttatataattcatGCAACATATTTGTGTCATTGAACTATAATACATGTCAAAagattatgttctaaaaatgcAATTTTCAAATTCTCGTTTAAAGATTTTGATACTATATCACGAAGTCATTTAACTCAAAAACTTAAGCTGACACGTATTACTATTATctatcaaaataaattaaaataactcACAGCAACAGTTGCATCACGAGCCGCGACTGCAACAATATCAGCACAAGAAACAACTCCAGGACATACACTCTCCACTTCAGATTTAGCTCTATCTATTACTTCAAATCCTCTCACCGAATTGTTATTATTTCGTGCGAATTTCTCGCCTTGCATTGAAGGTGTATCGTCTAGCAAGATCGAACCATCACACCCCTGCAATATATTACAAtcattaaaacaattaaaatgaTGAGCTTCCATAGATCACGAGAGACCACCCTATCAATGATAGCACAAATTACCTGAACAAAGCAATCGTGGAAATGAAGGCGGACAAGCGACGCTGCCATTCTACGCTCAGCCGAAACAGCTCTTCTAATAACAGTTCGAATTGTACTCAATGCATTAGGGCAAGTTTTGTCGTAGAagtttggatgaagatgagctTCACATTTCAAGCTTGAGCAAATTGATAATATTATTGACAAAAGAATACAAGTTAATAAAGAAAAATGGTATGCCATATTAATTACTTGGTATTCTAAGTTTCCAAATGAATTAAGTAGAACAAGTTTTGGAGccctatttataatattttaaagggAAATTTAAcatagaaatataatttttaaaaattatttacaactatgtcaaattaaaaatttttatcattttcaatatattttaaggactaTGATTTATAAGTTAtgagtttagaatatatttttttagggttagaatttatgaattggagtttaaattttataaattagggtATAAAAACATGTTTATTTTCTgatatataaaagataatgacatatttagattttttttttttgaagaaatgacatatttagaattaagtttCGTGATACGCTCAAAATGTAATTTTTGtaagtaacaaaaaaaaaaaaaaaaaccatatttTAAATGTGAGAGATCCATAGAATTATTGGGGGTATTGAGTTTAATAACATGTTTTAGTCATAAAAGAGTGATAATGCAGAGGGGACAGTGCAGTTAGCTAGCTTATCCAACAGTATTAAATTTTCTAAGCAGCCTTTTAGTGGTTATCTATCTTTTCTCAACATTGCTTACTTTTCTTATAGTTCAAACTTATTCAGTAGCAGGTCATTTTCATTCAAAATAACATTGTTCATATTCCTGCACAAATTAATTGTGATAgacttaaaattattattttttccatTAGATATTCTTgagaaatcaattgaattaaaattttaaactgGTAATTaaggtttattattattttttatatataaaaatatttacatattacattaaattcgtattttaataaaataaccaattttgatatttaaattttttttattgaaatacggACCTAACCCAACGGGAATCATAATCAGGTTGGCACCCCCGAAAAGGCAAAGaaccaaatatataaaagaagagatgaaaaaagtatgaaaccaatacaaagaatgttttaagaaaatctaaaTATATCCCTACCAATGGCATTATCTCTAGCAAGAAGGGAGCAGAAGTCTGGAAGAGTATTCCACATTTGTAAATCTGAGGCCAGACGTCCGTAATTAGCAAGAGCGTCCGCCACTTGATTTCCCTCACGGAACACATGGGAGACAACCACATGTATATGCgtcattgaatctaaacaatttaaccaattcaCACGCATTGTCCAGGGAATGATCTGCGCACGGACACAGAAAATTCGAATAACGTAAatcgagtcactttcaatccaGAGACGAGTCCATCCACGTGACATCGCAATCGAAACTGCAAAAATAGCAGCTTGCAATTCCGCCATGTGTACAAAAGCACAATCAAGGGGGGAGGCAAATGACCCAAGAGGACGCCTCTAACTATTTCGAAAAACCACACCGCAACCAGCTCTACCCGAGATCACGGATGCATCAGTGTTAGCTTTAATCCAATTAGACGGAGGGGGCTGTCATCTAACTTCAATGATTCGAGGGGCCCTATGACGACGAGCGTTTAACCCGAGACTATGGAGAATTGATAACTCCGCAACAGAATTCCATACCGATCCATTGTCGATTCTATCAGAGCTACGAATTGCAGACCAAAGATAGCATAATGCCTCATGAATGTTTGGTGGCTTGCTCTCAAAAGTAGAATCATTTCTTACAGACCAGATCAACCAAACAACGTTGACAAGCGCGACCTGCCAGAGGGAAAGGACTTGCGAACTGAACTTGTGTGAGAATGCATGTTGCAAGAGGGTCTATAGAGAAGAATCAAGTACAAGTCTTCTACCAAACAAAGCTGATATGCTGAACCAGATTTGGGAAGCAAAAGGGCAATGAATAATCAAATGGTCACTCGTCTCATAAGCCATTAAATAGACCGGACAGCGAGATATTAGAGGCAAACCTCTAGCACGGAGCGCATCATGAGTTGGTAAAGAGCCCCAGTATGCACGCCAGCAAACCATGGAGTGTGACGGCTGAATAAAAGGTTTCCAAACATGTGTTTAGAGATTGTATTCACGTTCAGTCTGTTTGGAACGCGTTTGGTTTGGGTAGAATGTTGGGTGgcgattttctttgctttaatGATTGGTTGGAATTCATTCTTGCGAATTTTAGTGCTGAGAATTGTTGTTTGTGGGCTATAGGGGTGAGCAAATTAACTGGTaaccgaaaaccgaaccgaaaaccgaaccgaaattttaatttggttcggttattcGGTCTTTGATAAACGGTTCGGTTTTCAACTATGGGAATTTCGGTTATCGGtcttcggttcggtttttgggGAAAAAATTTCGGTGTAACCGAAACCGAACCGAagttttcatatatatatatataaatcattgtTTTTGATATTGGAAATGAAGATACATACTTTTTGGGTTCTAATTTTTTGGGTTCTGATTTTTTGGATTGTAAATTTGTTAATAACATACTTTGAATATTAAGTTTTTTGGATTAAGTTTTGTTAATATCATACTTTGAATGTTAAGTTTTgttatttatgatatattttgattaattttgtTATCTATGGTATTTTTTTAATAGGATGCTTGCTTTTTTTTTAGATAATTGTATGCTTTATAAATTAGTCATTTAATTCACTCAATTATTTAAgctcaatatttttttatttaaaaaataatttcggCTATTTggtcggttaaccgaaccgaaaaattTCGGTCTGGTAAAATTTGGTTTTTATCCTTGTTCGGTTTcagaaatttgaaaaatttcggttcggttagtaaccgaaccgaaccgatgctcacCCCTAGTGGGCTATGGTTGTGTGGAATATGTGGCTGAATAGAAACAATTCTATTTGGAATAATTCAAGAAATTCTGCAGATGCTTGTTTTCATCTAGCGTGCATTGGGTTGAAGGAGTGACATGATGCTCAATCAAAGGGGATGAATGTTTGTGTGCAGGTTGTTCCAAGTGGGGCAGGGTCTGCTCGGGGTGTGATTCGCTGGTTACGGCCTCCTCCAACTCGCTTTAAACTGAATGTAGATGCCTCTATTATCTCGGGGTCAGGTCTGTTTGGGTTTAGGAGCGGTGCTACGGGACTGCAACGACAAGTTTTGTGGAGCTTTTTCCAAACTTGTGCGAGTGATTTCTTGCCTCGTGTAGGGGAAGCTATGGGCATTCGAGAAGCTCTAAGTTGGCTCAACGGAAAGGGTATGGACGGATGTCTTATTGAAATCCATACAGAGGTGGTGGTTTTAGATCTTAATCAACCTGCCTTCAGGTCTTATTACATTCGTTTAATAATGTTATCATTTTTGCTAGTCGTTCTGAATAGTGTTGTTCATGAACTTGTAAGGGCATCCTATTCTATGTTAGTACTGATTGAGTGGCATACTAATCATCCAAATTTCATTGTTCAAACCTTATATTCTGATTCGATTTAATGCATagtcttttcttaaaaaaaaaccattatATCAAAAAATTACTTCAAAAATATCATATAATCCATTATTTTCAAACCCGTTAAtagaattattattttaaaatgtagTTATAATTAAGATTAGGAAAAATATTTGAATTGAAGTAATTAGTTCAAAGTAATTGATTGATGCATCAAAATTGAACTCATTTTTCCACGTGTATCAAAATTGatgaattaatcaatcaatataCTTTTCCAAATGCTATCAATTCGATACTTTCACAAAATGCCAAATTTAGGAGGGgtatttcgatttttttttccataGAGTTATAATACCCAATGGGCcacataatattatatatatctaaGTAAATCATGATAAATTCTCCATTTAATTCCAACTAATTCATGATTTAAATAATCCATGCATTATAATGCAATTAAGGCTCAATTAcccttttaattattaaaagggATCCGGTTACTTCTAGTATAAGCAATTGTTTATTAAGTACAATTGTATTACATTAAAACCAATTTTACACTACTATAAGGATTCGGCCAAACATACTAggagggtgtttgtttacctacttttcacctcttgtttatcttttcactttaaaatgcaGCATGTTTTAGTTGTTTGGTTGGACTCTTTCCATTTGTATTTTACCactgaaaagtagctttttacaaaagcagaatTTCTGTTTcttggaaaatgaaaaagcagTCTTTTCCAAATGCAACAGCAAACAGGAGCAGCAAGCAGCAGCAAACagaacaacaaacaacaagtaGCCAAACGGAGCCTAGGTATCTATTTCAGCCATAACATGTATATATGTGTTCATTGtcgaataatatatatataagaaattatTCCCAAGtcatatattagtttatatgagttttttttttggtttaaacATCAAAGAatgtctcctcttcttcttagTCAATGAAACTCATCtcgactaatttttttttaaggaaagcACATTTTAGCAATATCCTGAAAGGATGTCATGTCGTCTTTATAACCATGTTGAAACATCAACCCCACCTCTTTATATCGATGTTTTAGACTCGAAACATTAGGACTCTCAAGTTTTGACTTTAAATTTTGGTTTCATTTCTGCTAATATATATTTTGTCGTAGCTTGTAGGCTCACAAACAGCGAAGCATGCTTGGGATAAGCTACATGTGATATGGTCTGCTGCTTCACGCCTTCAAATTTGGAATCTAAGGAATTAACTTTTCGCCCTTAAGAAAATAATGATTCAATTTCCGATTTTATGCAAAGGGTAAAAGGTATCTATGACTATGATCAAATAGAGGCGTTACAAAGTCCGATGAATTTGGAAggttttattgatgtaatttacaaGGTCTTGGAACCTGTACACTGGCCATTTGTTCGGTCATTAAAGCTCGTTTATAACCTGACAGTCATGATGATTTACTCGGGTTGTTAATTAATGAAGAAAATCAGCTTGCATGTGATGCAACTAATATAGCTCCTATGGCCAATTATGTTTCACATGGTGGCAGAAATCACTTACATTCACTATCATAAGGTTGTCTTCAGCCTATTGCTCATATATGAACTTGGTGAGAAATAAAGAGAAGACTTGgaaaataatgaattattatagATAAAAACCCTTGAATCCAAATGAGTTCAGATTCAAGAGTAGATACATTGATTGATCCTTAGCATCCTCAAAATGAGCTATAAAGAGCATgcagaaattataaaataactaTAATAGAAACAACAATCTAAACCTCATCAACTTAAGAATAGCCTGTCTAgtagagacaaaaaaaaaaagtctgtCCACATGGAGACAAAAACATAAACAGCCAAAACAGCCTGCTCACAAATGATAAATGTTTAACTTTTCATGTGCCACAAATGGAAAATATGTGACACCAAATTGTTTTAACTTATTACAATTAGACTTGGAAAAGATGATTTATGCTCCCTATCCTTTCTCCTCTCGTGACCTTATTCTTTCATTGGTTTGACTGTTCTGCACTCCTAAGGAAAAACAAGCAGACGACATTTTAGAACAATCTTCACATATAAGGCAATTTATAAGGAACAAGGATAAAATATGGCTTCTTTTTGCTTCTAATCAGTTAGAAATCCCTTAATTAATTTGGTTTGAATTGCACTTATCACAAGGACTAAGATTAAACTATACATAGAATTAGAAAGAGGAAATTTAACCCCCACTTTAAAATTTGGCAAAAACCCTAAGTATCCTTATAGGGGATTGAATGACATGTGAGTGTAAAAAAGGAGATTAGTGTCCATCTTATTGAGTTTGAGATAGGAAGTCGCAATCCCTATAAGATCTTGTGCAGTCAGGGTGGACGGTTGGTTATAGACTAACAGACTTACTTGCTTAGAAGAGTGGCCTTTTCAGTAGGTTGGGTTTTTTCAGTAACTTTGAAAGACTTCAATTTTTTAGGGGCTATAACAATGTTCTGTATGTTCATGAATGAGGTTGAATCTTTAATACTTTCAAGATTAGGAGAATGTTTCAAGTTCTTTCGTCTCAAACCTTCcatacaacaaaaataaaatagaataaaaacacgaaaacttACTATATCAAATACTGGAGAAATCAGTAGGGGGAGAAagagaaaacagaaaaatcCACTAATGATTATTCTCTTTATTTTATAGGCTTTTGGGGGAAGGTGTTGAGGCGACACAATTAATAATAGGTTTCCTTAATCATAAATCCGCCTCAAAGATATCGAAAAGGCAAAAACGACGACAATAATGGCATTCATTGGTGAGAAATGGCGTGATGATATGACACATGTCAAGGATTCAGAGCGTTAGTCGAAAAAGTAGTTAAGCAACGTTAAATAGTAGTCTAATTTAATATGAACTTAAAAAGTTCATATCACGACATCACATCTCAGTTTCACGTAGCCTAATAAGTGTCACTGCCACACGCTTCAACCTACTACCCACACGTAGgggaaaaaaaagtaaaacacgTCAATAAATTTTTTCTCCAAAAACAGATAAAGATCTTTAATAGTCCAACCATAGGACAATTTCATCCAAACAAATAAGCTCACTGCCTGCCAAAGGCTGCATTCGGTTCTCACACAAGTCAACACTGATaaggattcaaccttcgatCCTTCCTTAAAACGAAGCCCTAAAGCACATTGGTCTAGAGATTTCAAATGGAGGGGTACATTTGATATCACACAATTTATCATAATACATGTGGACCAATTAGATCTCCTTTCTCAATAGTAACCTTTAGAGCCATGTGGACTAGTCAAATTGAGCCTCAAGATCACGCATGTTTTTACCAACATTTAGCATCGTGATTTGCGTGGCTACATGTGCTACTGTTACAATTGTTTCTAGTTGACAACATGTCTTAACCATTAACCGACTGCCACGTAGGTCCTTGCTCACATTTAAGGTACACAATTTGATTCTCTTTTAAATACAAAGTACACAGCACACTAAAATGTGTTCTATTTATCCATAT
The DNA window shown above is from Euphorbia lathyris chromosome 1, ddEupLath1.1, whole genome shotgun sequence and carries:
- the LOC136213854 gene encoding lignin-forming anionic peroxidase-like, encoding MAYHFSLLTCILLSIILSICSSLKCEAHLHPNFYDKTCPNALSTIRTVIRRAVSAERRMAASLVRLHFHDCFVQGCDGSILLDDTPSMQGEKFARNNNNSVRGFEVIDRAKSEVESVCPGVVSCADIVAVAARDATVAVGGPSWTMKLGRRDSTSASLSLANANLPGFNDPLSSLISRFEGKGLTERDMVALSGAHTIGQAQCSTFRGRIYNATDIDAGFATTRRRQCPADAGNGDTILAPLDLVTPNSFDNNYFRNLIQRKGLLQSDQVLFSGGSTDTIVNEYIRSPSTFNSDFASAMVKMGDIDVLIVPRGEVRRRCNVVN